The Rosa chinensis cultivar Old Blush chromosome 7, RchiOBHm-V2, whole genome shotgun sequence DNA segment CCCATTTGTTTTCAAATAAAGCTTATTTTACCATGTTGAAGTTACTTCTAGtccatttaatttcaataaaggCCCTTGTTTGTTTttagaaaatagaaaacatGTAAATATCAGATAATAGTTGCTATCTAGTTTCAAATGGGAACATTTGAACTAGTGACTTTGACTTTGATCTTGAGCTATATATTAGATACTCGAAGCTACTCACACATTCAACTACTTGCATAGTGAGCTTGTATACTTGGCATTCTTGGCATAAGTAAGTAGTCATTAAGTTACAGGATTAATCTAGCTAAATAATAAAGATAAAGCTCTTATTGATTTCTTCAATCTGTCGTGCCTTCTCTTTGGACTATTTAGAAAAACTGGAAGGTACGCTACTACACTTATCATAAGAAGGCACGACAAATTGAAGAAAGCAATAAGCCATTGCTGTAAGGGTTTTCTTCCTTCTCTGCACATCTGGTTGCTCTAAGAAACAATCAATGGCCACATTGATTACTATATAGGAACCAGACATCGAAAAGAGGAAAAAGTTGTTCTAAATACCATTTTCCGACAAAATttcatcgttttttttttttggaaaacttAATAGCAACGATAATCCatcaatttaaatttaaaaatctTAGGCCATTAAGTAATCGTCGCCAAaagtttttctattttgaaaactCATTGCCGATGAAATTATGCCGTTTTAAGAAATCCTAATTGCATTAGGAAAGAAATTGTACTCCTATTTCTCTTCTAATACAGTTCAAGCCAATAATTTTCAGGCACACGATTTCTCTTTGCCGAACTTGGTTTTCTTTCTCCTATACCATTAGCTCATTATTCGTAGAGCATGATTTTTATAACGTGTTCCAATTGATGGAACACTGAAACCTCAAAcgaatttttttctttgaatttttttctttttgctttgaAAAGTAATGATTATTGAGTTCCATCCGTTCGAGAACGAGAAGAAGAAGTGTctaaacattatttttttcgtgaaaaatcaaaacatgcAGTTTATTCCACAATTTTTTCAAAAATTGGTTTTGgaggactctctctctctgtcatgGGGTATTTTgtagaataaataaataatttaatatttaatattattaattactaattagaGCCTTAAAAAGACACCAATAAGGCAATAACTAAGACAATGTCATGTAACATAATATTGATAGTAGGTCCACTAAAATGACGTCATGTAACATAAACCATCAATACAGTTGGTGGTGGACGGTGCACCGTAGAATTTTTCGATGCTTAACGGATCCAATTACTATGGCAAGAAGCCAAGCACCTCGATCACATTATTATTACATAATTTATTTACTAGCAATACCTATATTAAAACACGCAGGAACTGCAAATCTTGTTCGTCAGGTCTCCATAATAGCAACAAAGACATGTCAGATTTATTACTTTATACACTTCCTCAAACATCATTCACCTCGCAATCATAATTGCTTATAGAAAAGCTGAGATTTCCACCAAGAACACTTCACCCGCTCCCTCGAAGCTCAAAGCTTAAGAACCAATAACTGTACCGCTAGTGGAAGCAGTTGGGAATATTCTTATCAGCTAATACTAGAACCTAATGCTCAGGGGGTGGCAACGTTTTCCTTGGCAAGAGGAGCAATCTCTTCCCCTTCAAAGCCAGGTTCGGCGCCAGCAACTTCCAGGCTCAACAGCATCTTTTCCCATTGTTTGGAAGGTTCCTGCATCAGATACATTGTGCTTTAATAGGCGTTGTTGTTATGACAAATTGTAAGGAGCAGTTTACAAGTCAAATTATTGATTTCTGGATCATCTCAGTATCATACTAACCTTCCAGGAAAGATCTTTTGCCATGCAATTCTGGATCATTTCTTTCATGGCAGCAGTACCATAGCTTGCAACAGCTCTCTTCACCGTAGTAGATATTGCAAGTACATCTGCCGGATCAACTGCTTCGCACTAAAAATAATCCACCACAGACTATTCATCATATTTTGAAGATAAGTAGATTAAAGGAATATAAAGAGTAGTGCAGCATTGTCACGGATGCAGAGCCAAGTCATCGACTTACATCAACATTGAAAGCTCCCATGTGAAATCCTGTAAAACCTTCCTTGACAGTGTCGACAAGTCCACCAGTTGAAGCAACAATGGGAACCTACAGTCATTGCATTGCACACCATCAGTGGAGGTAACTATCAGCTTAAGCCTTTAAGGCAAAGGTAATGCAAGAATCGAATGATTAGCTCCTTACTGTTCCATATCTCATGGCATGCAACTGTATGAGACCACATGGTTCAAATCTACTCGGGATCAACATAAAATCAGCACCACCAATAATCATGTGGgctaatggaacattgaattgcAGCACGCCTACAGCCATGCCCGGATATTTTGTCTCCAGCTGTTTAATCTGCTTCTCCAGGTACTTTTTGCCAGTTCCCTAACACAAAGAATATACCAAAACCATCATACTCAACCAGCAGTACTATGTATGTAATAAAGAGAGTAAATCCAAACAATACTTACAAGGACTATTATTTGCAAATTCTCTCCTGACAATTCTGGAATGGCTTCCGCTAGAATATCTGAACCTTTCTGCTCCTCTAGCCTACCTATGAAGCCTATTAATGGGATGTCCCTGTCCACTGGCAGCCCAACTTCGGCTTGAAGGGCCTCCTTCAAAAGAGGCTTTGCATCCAGTACCTGGACATACAATGCGGATCAGTACAGATTTTCTTCTAGTTATGTTACAGAGTTAATAATCCTCACGAGTTACTTACTGTTGTTTCATCATAGATGACATTTAAGTATTTGTCTGTGGCTGGATTCCACTCTTGAACATCCATGCCATTCACAATTCCAGTGATTCCAGTCTTACGAATAATGTTATCTAATTCCACACCTTTGTCTTCTCCAGAAATAAGTTCCTGTGCATAGTAAGGGCTTACAGTAATAACCCTGTCTGATTCCAGTATTCCAGCTTTCATCCAGTTGATTTTTCTTCCTTTCACAGGCTTGTTATACCTGCAATCAGACATTCAAAAAGAGGATTAGCTTTTTAAATCTACAAGTACATTTCTAAGTCCTTATCACTGTTGCCACATCACATTCTGTAAAGTATACCCGTCAAAGAAGTCGAAAGAACCCTTAAGTTGGCCAGGTAAATCAAGGAGTTCGAAGTCCTGAATAGGAAATCTTCCCTGGTAAGCTATATTGTGGATGCAGAATGCAACCTGCCAACATTTATcaaacaatatttgagtttatgTAAATAAATTGGCCGGACTCTAAACAATTCTGTTCAGCTAGGAATCATTACCTTGGCACTTGTGTAAACTCCCATTGGTTTGTAGATGGTTTTTAAGTAGCAAGGAACAAGAGCAGTGTGCCAATCATTGCAAATGAACACAACATCCTCTCCTGCAATGAACAAGCTTACATCCTTAGTAAAACTATTTTCAAAGAAGTCATACTTacagaaggaagagagagagagagagagatgcacaCCATAAGGTCCAGAGAAGTATTTGTTGCTGTTCAAATTGAGAACCCTCGGTGCCTCCAGCGCAGCCTGAAGTTCAAAAGGGTCACAATTGAAATTCACTCATATATATGAGAGTCATCTATTGCCTAAACACCATTGTAAATTCAATTGGTCTATACAAGCAACAAATGCAATGCTTTCATTTCTACTGTTCCAACTGGAAAACATTTTCaagttttgaaaaagaaaattaagccAAAAAGTATGACATGCCTGGCACAACAAGCTGAAGCGCAATTGGTTGTCCTTGTAATCCAGTCCTGTCTTAGGCCCATAGATCTTGGATCCTGTTTTACCCCATACCTTCATATTGATGAGAAGAACAATTGCATCAGTCATAGATCACCAATACTACGAAAATTTTCTAGATATGGTCTGAAAACACCAAAAGAATTCCTACCTTCTCAAGGAACCATGGATGATCCACAAATACACGATCAACTCCGCGTTTGTAGCAGTGGAAGAATCGAACAGTTTCAACTCTGCCACCAACTTCTATCTGCAAACATAAAGCTGCTGATCAGTTTGAGGAAAATCTCCAAAGCATACATTAGTATATTACACTCTAAAACATGAAAGCATCTAACAATATTTGCAAAACTTACCTCAAGTAGTACACTAGTGTCCCATGCATCTTTGTATTGATCATAGCGAGGAGACACCGTCATAACACGGTGGCCATTAGCCTAGGCATTAATGAGTCAGGCAGTAAAATCAGCCAAATAAAATACAAGAAGATTAAAATCACATAGTAAATTCAAGAAACTAACTAACCGCCAAAGCTGGTGGGAGACCTCCGAGAACATCACCAAGACCACCAGTTTTGCTCCACGGACCGACTTCAGCTCCAACAAAGACCAAGTTCATTCCTTGACCGCAGACAATCCTCCCCACAGATCCAATATCACTCACagcctttctcatgacttgcaTAGAATATGCACTAGGACGGGTTCGGATCCGAAGCATATCCAAGTTGCTCAAAGATCTCAACCCATTGTGAGTCATGGGTTGGTTCCACAGACCCATCTGTCCCAAGTTTGTCCTGTTTTCTGACCCTGAAGCTCCATTAGTATGTGGAGTGCTAGGTACAAAGTTTGAGGTCGTCACAGCTGCCATCTCCTATATCCTTGCTCtaaaaaaattaccaaaccgaAGTTTAAATGAAGTACAATCAAACCACACATGAAAATGGAAATATAATGTCATGATCAAGAAAAAGTGATGAAGAGAGGTTACATCTTTAAAGGTTTAAGCTATCAAGAAAAGTTACACTTTAAACCCCAAATAGTGAAATGAATcttgaacaagaagatcaagcaAAACTAAAGACTTtccagaccaaaaaaaagaagaagaagcaaaattaAAGAGTTTCAAGGCCATAGGAGTCGGGGATTACTCGAAGAACAACGACCCAGAAAAGATGATCAATCAAAATCGAAGACACTGAGGATCATATATAAGTGTGTCACAGATCACTGAAGGAACATAGACTTAAAAAACGATCATTAAGTAAACTAAGAACTAAACTGTTTCCTTTATACCAAGAAAAAAAACCGCAACTGATCGAGAAAATCACTGAATTTAGTTAACAAGAACAGAGCAAAGATCGGAGCTGATGCCACCAAATTTATTTACCAAAAAATATAAACATcacagaaaagaaattaaatttaatcGATGAAATTCACTTACTTATTACTACTAGTTCACTGACGAACGAACTGTGATCCTCGTCAGTCTCTGACCCACACCCTAGCTTTAGCCTCCGAGTCTGTCTCTCGCTCTCAGGA contains these protein-coding regions:
- the LOC112179206 gene encoding granule-bound starch synthase 1, chloroplastic/amyloplastic, whose protein sequence is MAAVTTSNFVPSTPHTNGASGSENRTNLGQMGLWNQPMTHNGLRSLSNLDMLRIRTRPSAYSMQVMRKAVSDIGSVGRIVCGQGMNLVFVGAEVGPWSKTGGLGDVLGGLPPALAANGHRVMTVSPRYDQYKDAWDTSVLLEIEVGGRVETVRFFHCYKRGVDRVFVDHPWFLEKVWGKTGSKIYGPKTGLDYKDNQLRFSLLCQAALEAPRVLNLNSNKYFSGPYGEDVVFICNDWHTALVPCYLKTIYKPMGVYTSAKVAFCIHNIAYQGRFPIQDFELLDLPGQLKGSFDFFDGYNKPVKGRKINWMKAGILESDRVITVSPYYAQELISGEDKGVELDNIIRKTGITGIVNGMDVQEWNPATDKYLNVIYDETTVLDAKPLLKEALQAEVGLPVDRDIPLIGFIGRLEEQKGSDILAEAIPELSGENLQIIVLGTGKKYLEKQIKQLETKYPGMAVGVLQFNVPLAHMIIGGADFMLIPSRFEPCGLIQLHAMRYGTVPIVASTGGLVDTVKEGFTGFHMGAFNVDCEAVDPADVLAISTTVKRAVASYGTAAMKEMIQNCMAKDLSWKEPSKQWEKMLLSLEVAGAEPGFEGEEIAPLAKENVATP